A genomic region of Thermodesulfobacteriota bacterium contains the following coding sequences:
- a CDS encoding helix-turn-helix domain-containing protein, protein LAQMERELLIERTRAGLAAAKKRGRVGGRKRLMTASKVEAAKKLMSEGMPPREIAQNLGVSVPTLYRWCPAS, encoded by the coding sequence CTTGCCCAGATGGAGCGTGAGCTTTTGATAGAGCGCACCAGGGCGGGTCTTGCCGCGGCAAAGAAGAGAGGCCGCGTGGGAGGAAGAAAGCGGCTTATGACCGCAAGCAAGGTGGAAGCGGCGAAAAAGCTCATGAGCGAGGGTATGCCGCCCCGGGAGATTGCCCAGAATCTCGGCGTCTCTGTTCCCACATTGTATCGGTGGTGCCCGGCATCATAG